The following proteins are co-located in the Candidatus Tiamatella incendiivivens genome:
- a CDS encoding methylenetetrahydrofolate reductase C-terminal domain-containing protein, with the protein MEKGCPKNMVNGPCGGVDPKGRCEVDGRPCPYIQLLEDKPEVLENPILGPGFIKRDISLDLKGYAGFMEKMLNNNIVFLLELEPSRRGHGLRFLDQAKSFKGLVDGFSITDNPLGRVQADPVAAAGYLRANGFTEDILVHLSCKDRNRANLTSSALGGLWLGVRSYLALTGDWPGIMAGPHVKPVFDLDAVRLIYMLRLLRDHGLDYMGGKIKEVPGFNIAGATNPYSLWEIELRKLKAKRKAGMEFIVSQPLFNDEAIRKLKDIKDEPLLRNLPLIATVMLVRNKWDRSVVKNHFHLNLERITDPLKELENTINMLLSLNYINGILIVFSGDWNYAEGIANIIKQFREL; encoded by the coding sequence TTGGAAAAAGGCTGCCCTAAAAACATGGTTAACGGGCCTTGTGGAGGAGTTGACCCTAAGGGTAGGTGTGAGGTTGATGGTAGACCTTGCCCATATATTCAGCTCCTTGAGGACAAGCCGGAAGTTTTAGAGAATCCCATTCTAGGCCCTGGTTTCATTAAGAGGGATATTAGCCTTGATCTAAAAGGATACGCAGGTTTTATGGAGAAAATGCTCAACAATAATATTGTATTCCTCTTAGAATTGGAGCCCAGTAGACGCGGGCATGGATTAAGATTCCTGGATCAAGCAAAGTCGTTTAAAGGACTTGTAGACGGGTTCTCAATAACGGATAACCCATTAGGCAGAGTACAGGCAGACCCTGTTGCTGCAGCAGGTTATCTGAGAGCTAACGGATTCACTGAAGACATACTAGTTCATCTATCATGCAAAGATCGTAACAGAGCCAATCTTACTAGTTCAGCATTGGGCGGCCTCTGGTTGGGTGTAAGAAGTTACCTTGCCTTAACTGGTGACTGGCCTGGGATCATGGCTGGACCTCACGTCAAACCAGTATTCGACCTAGACGCCGTGAGGCTAATTTATATGCTTAGATTACTCCGAGATCACGGGTTAGATTATATGGGAGGTAAGATCAAGGAAGTTCCAGGATTCAACATTGCAGGTGCAACGAACCCGTATTCATTATGGGAGATCGAGCTGAGGAAGCTAAAGGCTAAGAGGAAAGCCGGGATGGAGTTCATCGTTTCACAACCCCTCTTCAATGACGAAGCAATAAGAAAGCTAAAAGACATTAAAGATGAACCATTACTCCGGAATTTGCCTCTAATAGCTACTGTAATGCTTGTAAGAAATAAGTGGGATAGAAGCGTTGTTAAAAATCACTTCCACTTGAACCTAGAGAGAATAACCGATCCCTTGAAAGAGCTTGAAAATACAATTAATATGCTCCTATCCCTGAACTATATAAATGGTATTTTAATAGTTTTCTCAGGAGACTGGAACTATGCGGAAGGAATAGCAAACA
- a CDS encoding prenyltransferase — protein sequence MGKAKMVFLATRPWSFPMTILVGLIAGLAGCYNGYPIDWMLLTIGLIGSVLLHAMVNVLNDYYDTKKGLDRRGVGTVEYRPHPILHQILSPRETLLLGLISGIVGLILAALVWYTSRPLAIPLGLIGFILAYIYTGPPFPLKYHALGEIGVYLAWGVVIPMGNYYLATGKIDWMPIIIVMPMAILVVNVLLANNLRDVGVDKEGGIRTLATVLGFNEGRKLFKALIILTYTIPLLYLPIKYALFISALPIYLTIRQGRDLFRMMDTGKAPPDADPRVAGVLQNYAILYLVGIIVVCIAGYWVK from the coding sequence ATGGGCAAAGCAAAGATGGTGTTCCTAGCTACAAGACCTTGGAGTTTCCCTATGACTATTCTAGTTGGGCTGATTGCAGGGTTAGCGGGATGTTATAATGGATATCCCATTGATTGGATGCTGCTAACTATAGGCCTTATTGGCAGCGTTCTTCTCCATGCCATGGTTAACGTATTGAACGATTACTATGATACTAAGAAAGGACTGGATAGGCGTGGGGTGGGGACGGTTGAATATAGACCTCATCCAATACTCCATCAAATACTATCGCCTAGAGAAACGTTACTCTTAGGCCTAATATCCGGTATAGTAGGCCTTATACTAGCAGCTTTGGTGTGGTACACGAGTAGACCTTTGGCCATTCCATTAGGGTTAATAGGATTCATACTTGCATACATTTACACAGGTCCGCCTTTTCCACTGAAATATCATGCTTTGGGAGAGATAGGTGTTTATTTAGCATGGGGTGTTGTAATTCCTATGGGAAACTATTACCTTGCTACTGGGAAAATAGACTGGATGCCCATAATTATTGTAATGCCGATGGCGATACTTGTTGTTAATGTGCTTCTAGCTAACAACCTAAGGGACGTTGGAGTAGATAAAGAGGGAGGTATAAGGACTCTAGCTACAGTATTAGGCTTTAATGAAGGAAGGAAACTATTTAAGGCACTCATAATTCTAACGTATACTATTCCACTGCTATATCTGCCTATAAAGTACGCATTGTTCATATCAGCGTTACCCATATATCTAACGATAAGGCAGGGAAGAGATCTATTTAGGATGATGGACACGGGAAAGGCTCCGCCAGATGCGGATCCCAGAGTAGCAGGTGTACTCCAAAACTATGCAATACTATATCTCGTCGGTATTATCGTCGTGTGCATTGCAGGTTACTGGGTAAAATAA
- a CDS encoding ATP-binding cassette domain-containing protein has protein sequence MIMLDKINVKLEGFELWVDRLEVGEGEYLAVLGGSGVGKTLLIYTIAGLIKPDKGRVYVGSIDVTEFPPEKRGVSLVPQDYALFPHMTVINNIIYGMRVRGVPKNEAYNKALYLARLLKIEEILDRKPDTLSGGEKQRVALARALAVDPKVILLDEPFNALDPELQLKGLRFLKSLREKLDFTAIHVTHNILEALFIADKIAYMLKGKLVGVFGKDEFLKTEYSKPYVNLIENLSIGLNKSWV, from the coding sequence ATGATAATGCTAGATAAAATAAATGTTAAACTAGAGGGTTTTGAGCTATGGGTTGACAGACTAGAAGTAGGTGAAGGAGAATATCTAGCTGTTCTAGGAGGCAGCGGTGTGGGTAAAACACTACTCATCTATACTATTGCTGGTCTCATAAAACCTGATAAAGGGAGAGTTTATGTGGGAAGTATTGACGTAACTGAATTTCCACCAGAGAAGAGGGGAGTCTCGCTTGTACCTCAGGATTACGCGTTATTTCCTCATATGACTGTAATCAATAATATAATCTATGGAATGCGGGTAAGGGGGGTGCCTAAAAACGAGGCATACAATAAAGCCCTATATCTAGCAAGGTTATTAAAAATAGAAGAAATTCTTGATAGGAAGCCAGATACGTTAAGCGGGGGAGAAAAGCAACGGGTTGCTTTAGCTAGAGCATTAGCTGTGGATCCTAAAGTAATCTTGCTTGACGAGCCTTTCAATGCTCTTGATCCAGAGCTCCAGTTGAAAGGTCTGAGGTTTCTGAAGAGTTTGAGGGAAAAGCTTGATTTCACGGCAATACATGTAACTCACAATATTTTGGAAGCATTGTTTATTGCTGATAAAATAGCCTATATGCTTAAAGGAAAACTAGTTGGCGTATTCGGTAAAGACGAGTTTCTCAAAACAGAGTATTCGAAACCATATGTCAATCTCATTGAAAACTTATCTATAGGTCTGAATAAAAGCTGGGTTTGA
- a CDS encoding ABC transporter permease — translation MKNQTVKVNKFEYIIIGLSALLLFFIVAPLVSLFMEANPSLSGKMIENQEVINAIKVSLEASILSVLLLIVTGVPLAYILARHSFPGKQFVEALVDLPLVMPHAVAGIMILSAFGSRGLLGSYFSDIGFIIEDNFKGIVIVMAFVSIPLLVDTVKVGFQLIGSSLESVARTLGASEWRAFTSITLPLSFKHILAGALLGWARGLSEVGALLVVAYYPKTVNILILEYLSVYGLKYAATLSAIYASIVLLIFIVLKMVASK, via the coding sequence TTGAAGAATCAAACAGTAAAAGTTAACAAGTTCGAATACATAATCATAGGCTTATCCGCATTGTTACTGTTCTTCATAGTTGCACCACTTGTATCTCTTTTTATGGAAGCGAATCCTAGTTTGTCAGGAAAAATGATTGAAAATCAAGAAGTTATCAATGCTATTAAAGTTTCACTTGAAGCTTCCATATTGAGTGTTTTACTTCTCATTGTAACGGGAGTCCCACTTGCCTACATCTTAGCTCGACACAGTTTTCCGGGAAAACAGTTTGTCGAAGCATTAGTAGATCTCCCCCTCGTCATGCCTCATGCAGTTGCCGGGATAATGATACTCTCTGCATTCGGTTCGAGAGGGCTATTGGGAAGCTATTTCAGTGACATAGGATTCATCATCGAAGACAACTTTAAGGGTATTGTAATAGTTATGGCATTTGTTTCTATTCCTTTACTCGTTGATACTGTTAAGGTAGGATTCCAATTAATCGGATCGTCATTAGAATCTGTAGCACGAACTTTAGGAGCAAGTGAATGGAGGGCGTTTACTTCTATTACACTTCCATTATCATTTAAACATATTCTAGCTGGAGCCCTTCTTGGATGGGCAAGGGGTTTAAGTGAGGTTGGTGCTTTACTTGTAGTTGCATACTATCCTAAAACGGTTAACATACTCATACTTGAATATTTGAGTGTTTATGGATTAAAGTATGCTGCAACGTTATCTGCAATTTACGCGTCGATTGTATTACTAATATTTATTGTATTGAAGATGGTGGCTTCGAAATGA
- the wtpA gene encoding tungstate ABC transporter substrate-binding protein WtpA, with product MTSSKAALVIIILIIIAGSLAFEHYESNKKQNVELVVCNAGSLTIPLQKISDTYQEETGVKILLEPSGSVDAVRKVTDLHKTCDIVAVADYRLIPLYMYPNYTKWYVEFASNKLVIVMSQNTKGNHSLTSILNDMLNSNVKYGFSDPNRDPCGYRSVGVIGLLSLYLHNMSLLENLVIHKIPGSKYNLTNGTLSIYIPPSFNPTGNLVIRPKSIQLISLLESGELDYAFEYQSVAVQHNLSYITLPDDVNLGNPDYAQNYSKVIVHILVGTNSEKAITMAPIVYGLTIPTTSKQQNDALKFVKYILKDGGNVFNNLGQPFLEKPIGSGVIPRELVRLVEESNSKS from the coding sequence TTGACAAGTTCGAAAGCCGCACTAGTGATAATCATTCTTATCATCATAGCCGGATCCCTAGCTTTTGAGCACTATGAAAGTAATAAAAAGCAAAATGTAGAACTAGTCGTATGCAACGCCGGTAGCTTGACAATTCCACTGCAGAAAATATCAGATACCTACCAAGAGGAAACCGGTGTGAAAATACTCCTAGAACCCAGCGGTAGCGTTGATGCAGTTAGAAAAGTGACAGACCTGCATAAAACATGCGATATAGTCGCTGTAGCTGATTACAGGCTTATACCCTTGTACATGTATCCAAACTATACGAAATGGTATGTAGAATTTGCTTCTAACAAACTCGTTATCGTTATGAGTCAAAATACCAAAGGAAACCATAGTTTGACAAGCATTCTAAATGACATGCTCAACTCCAATGTTAAATACGGATTCTCCGATCCTAACAGAGATCCATGCGGTTACAGATCAGTAGGCGTTATCGGCTTACTGAGCCTGTATCTTCATAATATGTCACTACTAGAGAACCTCGTTATCCATAAAATACCCGGATCAAAATACAATCTTACCAATGGTACACTAAGCATATATATACCACCATCATTTAACCCCACTGGCAACTTAGTAATTAGACCTAAAAGTATACAACTTATCTCCCTACTGGAGTCCGGCGAACTAGATTATGCGTTCGAGTATCAGAGTGTTGCAGTTCAACACAACCTGAGTTATATAACACTTCCAGATGATGTAAACTTAGGCAATCCGGACTATGCTCAAAACTATTCCAAAGTTATTGTCCACATATTAGTAGGAACAAATAGTGAGAAAGCAATAACTATGGCACCTATAGTATACGGTTTAACTATACCTACAACATCCAAGCAGCAGAATGATGCTCTAAAATTTGTTAAGTATATACTAAAAGACGGGGGGAATGTTTTCAATAATCTTGGCCAACCTTTCTTGGAGAAACCAATAGGTTCAGGCGTCATTCCAAGGGAATTGGTGAGACTTGTTGAAGAATCAAACAGTAAAAGTTAA
- a CDS encoding zinc ABC transporter substrate-binding protein — protein sequence MSTMSRMASIIILALIITSVGYYILQNNSKKVTQSNEILIVSTFPSLVDDIKLVTCANETVETIVPKGVDPHDYQLTPRDAGLLKKATVIVSTGHAPFEIKIRNLVESNETRAILIEIPKMPGIKILNNPVTGEPNYHMPIMDPYNYILFMEKLVTVLNQVDPKCASIHVQNLHKVNAEIEQLLKFKGEYNMTVIASDPTVQYEVSWLGLKVKYLFVIEHGTPASFDELNKINKALTSKEVHCIIASTSTSRQLQDLINSISAGSFNVRIAYIPGPLADGSIPEKLNETITDLQVCQK from the coding sequence ATGAGTACGATGTCGAGAATGGCTTCAATAATAATATTAGCACTTATAATCACCAGTGTAGGATACTATATACTGCAAAATAATAGTAAAAAAGTAACTCAGAGCAATGAGATTCTAATAGTGTCTACATTTCCATCACTCGTAGATGATATCAAACTGGTTACATGTGCGAATGAGACTGTTGAAACAATTGTACCTAAGGGTGTTGATCCTCATGATTACCAGTTAACGCCAAGGGATGCTGGTCTTTTGAAGAAAGCTACAGTTATAGTTTCAACAGGACATGCTCCATTTGAAATTAAAATTCGGAATCTAGTTGAGAGTAATGAGACTAGAGCTATTCTAATTGAAATACCGAAAATGCCGGGGATAAAGATACTGAATAACCCTGTAACAGGTGAGCCAAACTATCATATGCCGATTATGGACCCCTATAACTACATTCTCTTCATGGAAAAACTAGTCACAGTCCTAAATCAAGTCGACCCTAAGTGCGCAAGTATACATGTGCAAAACCTGCATAAAGTCAATGCTGAAATAGAACAATTGTTAAAATTCAAGGGAGAGTATAATATGACAGTAATAGCATCAGACCCAACAGTGCAATACGAGGTTTCATGGCTGGGGCTAAAGGTTAAGTATCTGTTCGTTATTGAACATGGCACACCAGCATCTTTCGATGAACTCAATAAAATAAACAAGGCACTTACAAGTAAGGAAGTTCATTGTATAATCGCTTCAACCTCAACCTCGAGGCAACTTCAAGACCTCATTAACAGTATAAGCGCAGGCTCGTTCAATGTTAGGATAGCCTATATTCCCGGACCTCTTGCTGATGGAAGTATCCCAGAGAAACTTAATGAAACAATAACAGATCTACAGGTTTGCCAAAAATAG
- a CDS encoding metal ABC transporter ATP-binding protein → MEPTITAENVTVHLRNEEVIHDLNIELEGPGLIVIIGPNGAGKTTFFKTLVGLLKPVKGAIKINNIDVTGNSKLAGKYIGYMPQLSQVNRSFPVTGREFVESSVLFRMRPPRLKVPLWVSRKAEEIVKELGALEFMDKPLSELSGGQIQRLMIARTVVPDTRILLLDEPTSAIDPKGKFGIIKFIEKLSKSKLVLLTTHDPTIFKERARLLIVFWRGIKAIGKPTEVLKPEILREIYGEMVVPIKECIHLVDTHAV, encoded by the coding sequence ATGGAGCCAACGATTACGGCGGAAAACGTAACAGTACATCTAAGAAACGAAGAGGTAATCCACGATCTTAACATCGAGTTAGAAGGGCCTGGACTAATTGTGATTATAGGCCCTAACGGAGCTGGGAAAACTACATTTTTCAAAACACTGGTCGGCCTCTTAAAACCTGTCAAAGGCGCTATTAAAATAAATAATATCGATGTGACTGGGAATTCTAAATTAGCTGGAAAATACATAGGCTATATGCCTCAATTATCACAGGTTAACAGGTCATTCCCAGTCACGGGGAGAGAGTTCGTAGAAAGTAGTGTCCTGTTCAGGATGAGGCCTCCGAGACTTAAAGTGCCACTCTGGGTTAGTAGGAAAGCCGAAGAGATAGTCAAGGAGCTTGGAGCTCTAGAATTCATGGATAAACCCCTATCGGAGCTGAGTGGAGGTCAAATTCAAAGGCTTATGATAGCGAGAACAGTAGTACCCGATACTCGTATTCTATTACTAGACGAGCCCACATCAGCTATAGACCCCAAAGGTAAGTTTGGCATCATAAAGTTTATCGAAAAACTCTCGAAGAGCAAGCTTGTCCTGCTAACAACGCATGACCCAACAATCTTCAAGGAGAGGGCGAGGCTACTCATAGTTTTCTGGAGAGGAATAAAGGCTATCGGTAAGCCAACGGAAGTTCTTAAACCAGAAATCCTCCGTGAGATTTACGGCGAAATGGTTGTCCCAATCAAGGAATGCATCCACTTGGTGGATACCCATGCTGTTTGA
- a CDS encoding metal ABC transporter permease yields the protein MLFEIRWLILITLAGLAFGVLSPIVTARRMMFLAAAMPHSALLAAVLGIPLSVEYGLSPSLWAIVIGTPLPLIIYALEKKGIEEDVGTSVYVAATASLSVALIYYVLTRYPLKSSLWGYILGDPLLSTWNDIYLVLAITVLLLVLLVPFMREQILLGVDRDFAVSSGIHASLYDIVFLLLLSLSSIGFMRTVGYVLEHVLILLPASVALLISNSGRNVVLYSITAAVLSAITGLFLGISLNLQVSASVGLVLLVVYILAIVWRR from the coding sequence ATGCTGTTTGAAATCAGATGGTTGATACTTATCACGCTAGCGGGACTTGCGTTTGGAGTGTTAAGCCCCATTGTTACTGCTAGGAGAATGATGTTCTTAGCTGCTGCCATGCCTCATTCAGCTCTCTTAGCGGCGGTGCTAGGTATACCTTTAAGCGTCGAGTACGGATTATCTCCAAGCCTCTGGGCTATCGTTATAGGCACACCACTACCCCTCATAATCTATGCTCTTGAGAAAAAAGGCATAGAAGAGGATGTTGGAACCTCGGTATACGTGGCTGCTACAGCATCACTAAGTGTGGCTTTAATATACTATGTACTCACCAGGTATCCACTAAAATCTAGCTTGTGGGGCTATATCTTAGGCGACCCTCTTCTCTCAACATGGAATGATATCTACTTAGTTTTAGCTATCACAGTACTCTTACTAGTCCTCTTAGTACCATTCATGAGGGAGCAAATATTATTAGGAGTTGATAGGGATTTCGCTGTATCCTCTGGAATTCACGCCTCTCTGTATGATATTGTTTTCCTATTACTACTTTCCCTCTCATCCATAGGGTTCATGAGAACAGTAGGGTATGTACTGGAGCATGTGCTAATACTCTTACCCGCTTCTGTAGCATTACTCATATCGAACAGTGGTAGAAATGTCGTATTGTATAGTATTACTGCAGCTGTTCTAAGCGCTATAACAGGACTCTTCTTAGGCATATCCTTAAACCTTCAAGTAAGTGCTAGTGTAGGGCTTGTATTACTAGTTGTTTACATATTAGCTATAGTTTGGAGAAGGTGA
- a CDS encoding ribbon-helix-helix domain-containing protein produces MESTGKRRFGISIDERIAMDLDLLATRLGTTRSSLVERALEEYIHDRLHIITPHDCEGILLVKHSTNLAGRVSNVIEGYTDIALIGLHFHTSDGTCIRMLHVKGNSTRITEFERRLRETGVEMTRYIVIRPPQKDQEQNLSTAP; encoded by the coding sequence TTGGAGTCTACTGGGAAGAGAAGGTTTGGTATATCTATAGATGAACGTATAGCAATGGATCTAGATTTACTAGCGACAAGGCTAGGTACAACCAGGAGTAGCCTAGTGGAAAGAGCCCTAGAGGAATATATACATGATAGGCTTCACATAATAACTCCACATGACTGTGAGGGTATTCTACTAGTCAAACATTCAACCAACCTCGCGGGCAGGGTCTCTAACGTAATTGAAGGCTATACTGACATTGCACTGATAGGATTACATTTCCATACTAGTGACGGCACATGCATACGAATGCTCCATGTAAAAGGTAACAGTACAAGGATCACTGAGTTCGAGAGAAGGCTAAGGGAAACAGGAGTTGAGATGACCAGGTATATAGTTATTAGGCCTCCTCAGAAGGATCAAGAACAGAACTTATCTACTGCACCATGA
- a CDS encoding acyl-CoA thioesterase, which produces MGDIFNMKWRVWWSETDAAGIMHFSRYFIICERLEEEFYFHIGMGEKARMSGRKIWFPRVHAKCDYKKPLLPRTTYEVALTKIELGESSITYYYEFRNDTSETVATCSIVTVSVTGFPPKKISIPMELREILKAHGAVDKFCS; this is translated from the coding sequence ATGGGAGACATATTCAATATGAAATGGCGTGTATGGTGGAGCGAGACCGATGCTGCTGGAATAATGCATTTCTCCAGGTACTTCATTATATGTGAGAGACTAGAAGAAGAATTCTACTTTCACATAGGTATGGGGGAGAAAGCTAGAATGTCAGGGAGAAAAATATGGTTTCCCAGAGTGCATGCTAAATGTGATTACAAGAAACCACTACTTCCAAGAACCACATATGAAGTAGCATTGACAAAGATAGAACTGGGAGAAAGTAGTATTACATATTACTATGAGTTTAGGAATGATACCAGCGAAACTGTAGCAACATGCAGTATAGTGACTGTTTCGGTAACCGGGTTCCCACCCAAGAAAATTTCTATACCTATGGAACTGAGAGAAATACTGAAAGCTCATGGTGCAGTAGATAAGTTCTGTTCTTGA
- the acnA gene encoding aconitate hydratase AcnA, with amino-acid sequence MPFDKKNILEEMDTYEGRTKIYSLRKLEELGITELDKLPYSIRVLLENQARHYDGYVVTEEDVLALAKWEPQGERKEIPFMPSRVVLQDFTGVPAVVDFAALRDAMQELGGDPSWVNPLIPGDLIIDHSVQVDFYGTVYSVFKNLDMEYRRNRERYTLLKWAQKALNNFRVVPPGKGIIHQVNLEYLAQLVHIRETKNGLEAFPDTLIGTDSHTVMINGLGVLGWGVGGIEAEAVMLGQPYYMLVPDVVGVKLVGELPEGATATDLVLTVTELLRKEGVVGKFVEFFGPGVKKLSLPDRATVANMAPEYGATMGYFPPDEVTLTYMGLTGRPPEHIKFVEEYLKKQKLFYNLDNPEPVYTKVLVLDMSTIEPSIAGPRQPDERIPLKNAKEIVEQHIRDFLDQRRKMRGTTGGDYLHHEGAPHHEIVEEELHKPEVEVVVHGDKSIMTHGSVVIAAITSCTNTSNPSVLIGAGLLAKKAVELGLKTRPHVKTSLAPGSRVVVDYLKEAGLLPYLEALRYHVVGFGCTTCIGNSGPLPEPVAKAVQSYDLYAASVLSGNRNFEGRIHPLSRGNYLASPILVVAYALAGRVDIDFEKEPIQYDPNGNPVYLRDIWPSQKEIREYMEKAIKPGMFKEKYSNVFEGDDRWKSLQAPAGTLFHWDPDSTYIRRPPFFENITLEPPELKDIRGARVLMVLGDKVTTDHISPAGAIPKDSPAGKYLIGHGVKPYEFNTYGSRRGNHEVMMRGTFANIRIRNFLVPDREGGWTRHFPDGAVMTAYDAAMKYKEEGIPLIVIAGKQYGTGSSRDWAAKGTYLLGVKAVIAEGFERIHRSNLVGMGVLPLEFMPGENAKSLGLTGEEVYDIIGIEEGMDPGKILNVRATKPDGSVTEFKVKTRLDTHVEVEYFKHGGILQYVLRKLYKEHKSQ; translated from the coding sequence TTGCCGTTTGATAAGAAAAACATCTTAGAGGAAATGGATACATATGAAGGCAGAACTAAGATTTACAGTCTAAGGAAACTAGAAGAACTAGGAATAACAGAACTCGATAAATTGCCATACTCGATAAGAGTACTATTGGAAAACCAAGCCAGACACTATGACGGCTATGTCGTTACAGAAGAAGACGTGCTAGCACTAGCGAAATGGGAGCCACAGGGTGAAAGGAAGGAAATACCCTTCATGCCCTCTAGAGTGGTATTACAGGACTTCACAGGAGTCCCTGCAGTAGTAGACTTTGCAGCACTGAGGGATGCTATGCAGGAACTAGGCGGGGATCCCTCATGGGTAAACCCTCTAATACCCGGGGATCTTATAATAGATCACAGCGTACAGGTAGACTTCTACGGCACTGTCTATTCAGTATTCAAGAACCTAGACATGGAGTATAGGAGAAACCGTGAGAGATATACGCTGCTAAAGTGGGCGCAGAAAGCGTTAAACAATTTCAGGGTGGTTCCGCCTGGTAAAGGTATAATCCACCAAGTAAACTTAGAGTACCTGGCACAGCTAGTACATATAAGGGAAACAAAGAACGGTTTAGAAGCCTTTCCAGATACACTTATAGGTACAGACAGCCACACAGTTATGATCAACGGTCTAGGAGTCCTAGGATGGGGAGTCGGAGGAATAGAAGCAGAGGCAGTCATGCTTGGACAACCCTACTACATGCTAGTCCCAGACGTAGTAGGAGTCAAACTAGTAGGAGAACTCCCGGAAGGAGCAACAGCTACAGATTTAGTTCTAACAGTAACAGAGTTACTTAGGAAAGAAGGAGTTGTCGGGAAATTCGTAGAATTCTTCGGTCCAGGTGTGAAGAAGCTAAGCCTACCCGACAGAGCTACTGTAGCCAACATGGCTCCTGAATATGGTGCTACAATGGGCTATTTCCCACCAGACGAGGTTACATTGACATACATGGGGCTAACAGGTAGACCACCGGAACACATTAAGTTCGTTGAGGAATACCTTAAAAAACAGAAGCTATTCTATAATCTAGACAACCCTGAACCCGTATATACGAAAGTCCTGGTTCTAGATATGTCTACAATAGAACCGTCAATAGCAGGTCCACGGCAGCCGGATGAAAGAATACCTCTGAAGAATGCAAAGGAAATCGTTGAACAGCACATCAGGGACTTCCTAGATCAGAGAAGGAAAATGAGGGGAACAACGGGTGGAGACTATTTGCATCATGAAGGTGCTCCGCACCATGAGATCGTGGAAGAAGAACTCCACAAACCAGAAGTCGAAGTAGTAGTTCACGGTGATAAATCCATAATGACTCATGGAAGCGTTGTCATTGCAGCTATAACCAGCTGTACAAACACCAGCAACCCCAGCGTACTCATAGGAGCGGGATTACTCGCTAAGAAAGCGGTTGAACTAGGCTTAAAGACACGCCCACATGTAAAGACAAGCTTAGCACCTGGAAGCAGGGTAGTCGTAGACTACCTCAAGGAAGCTGGCCTCCTACCGTATCTTGAGGCTCTTAGGTACCATGTAGTAGGATTCGGGTGCACGACATGTATAGGTAACAGTGGACCACTACCTGAACCTGTCGCGAAAGCCGTACAAAGCTATGATCTATATGCTGCATCAGTATTGAGCGGCAACAGGAACTTCGAGGGCAGAATACACCCCCTCAGCAGAGGGAACTATCTCGCAAGCCCGATACTAGTGGTTGCATACGCTCTAGCTGGAAGAGTAGATATAGACTTTGAGAAAGAGCCAATACAGTATGACCCTAACGGTAACCCCGTATATCTAAGGGACATATGGCCTAGCCAGAAAGAGATAAGGGAATATATGGAGAAGGCCATTAAGCCTGGAATGTTCAAGGAGAAATATTCTAACGTCTTCGAGGGCGACGATAGATGGAAGTCTCTACAGGCACCTGCAGGTACGTTATTCCACTGGGACCCTGATTCAACCTATATAAGGAGGCCGCCATTCTTTGAGAATATAACCCTTGAGCCGCCGGAGCTCAAAGATATTAGAGGTGCTAGAGTGCTGATGGTGCTTGGTGACAAAGTGACAACAGATCACATAAGTCCAGCGGGGGCAATACCGAAAGATAGTCCTGCAGGTAAATATCTAATTGGACACGGAGTAAAGCCTTACGAGTTTAATACGTATGGCTCAAGAAGAGGCAACCACGAGGTAATGATGAGAGGTACTTTTGCTAATATAAGAATAAGGAACTTCCTAGTACCGGATAGGGAAGGAGGATGGACGAGGCATTTCCCCGACGGCGCTGTTATGACGGCATATGACGCAGCCATGAAGTATAAGGAAGAAGGTATACCTCTGATAGTTATTGCCGGGAAACAGTATGGGACAGGATCAAGCAGAGACTGGGCAGCCAAGGGAACATACCTACTTGGAGTAAAGGCTGTAATAGCAGAAGGCTTTGAGAGAATCCATAGAAGCAACTTAGTTGGAATGGGGGTTTTGCCACTAGAGTTTATGCCCGGAGAAAATGCAAAGAGCTTAGGATTAACAGGAGAAGAAGTATACGATATAATTGGTATTGAGGAAGGTATGGATCCGGGTAAAATACTGAATGTTAGGGCAACAAAACCTGATGGTAGTGTCACAGAATTCAAGGTAAAGACGAGATTAGACACGCATGTTGAGGTAGAATACTTCAAACATGGAGGAATATTGCAGTACGTCCTGAGAAAATTGTATAAAGAGCACAAAAGTCAGTAA